The Microbulbifer hydrolyticus genome has a segment encoding these proteins:
- a CDS encoding MBOAT family O-acyltransferase — translation MLFNSIPFILVFLPAVLIGYYVLRYFSLFRVSLGWLAVASLFFYAWWNPKYLLLLLTSIVLNFYLGKSIANSRYKRPLLIIGISGNLAAIAVYKYLGFFASTVAQLTGAEIAVPELLLPLAISFFTFQQIAYLVDTYRTGYAEEMFDRYLLFVSFFPQLIAGPIVHHKEVAHQFSLLSVRAGRIDQVSTGLFLFSIGLAKKVLIADNLAPFANPVFSAVDSGATPTFLEAWGGLSAYTFQLYFDFSGYADMAVGLAKLFGIDLPINFNSPYKSRSIIEFWRRWHMTLSHFLRDYLYIPLGGSRRGSRSLNLLATMLLGGLWHGAGWNFIIWGGLHGAFLIVNHQWLLLKTLIRSNLRVAYGGSFTENSAGSPAEKSSQPTHESVNRVARARTWYPSYLGTLFSATPGVIATFLAVSVAWAFFRAETIDGAISMLRGIFGLQGLVIPEKIYQIAPGFFSSFANASPGLALGSFPHIKGFAVIFIAMLLAFFAPNSNELAQWIRGRPGEPYQSQTRILLGLIAMTITGILFVVSLKIISTVPDSEFLYFNF, via the coding sequence GTGCTATTTAATTCAATACCATTTATTCTGGTTTTTCTGCCGGCAGTGCTCATCGGCTACTACGTGCTACGTTATTTCAGCCTATTTAGAGTGTCTCTAGGCTGGTTAGCGGTCGCCTCTTTATTTTTCTATGCCTGGTGGAACCCGAAATATTTACTCCTTCTTCTGACGTCTATTGTTTTAAATTTTTACCTTGGTAAGAGCATAGCCAATTCGCGGTATAAACGGCCTTTGTTGATTATTGGGATTTCGGGGAACCTAGCCGCTATCGCGGTATATAAATACCTGGGTTTCTTCGCCTCAACTGTCGCACAATTGACGGGGGCTGAAATTGCGGTACCTGAACTGCTGTTACCTCTTGCAATTTCTTTTTTTACCTTTCAGCAAATTGCGTATCTGGTAGATACATACCGCACAGGGTATGCGGAAGAAATGTTCGATAGATACCTCCTGTTTGTATCTTTCTTTCCACAGCTAATAGCAGGCCCAATTGTCCACCACAAGGAAGTCGCCCATCAGTTCTCACTACTTTCAGTTCGTGCAGGCAGGATAGACCAAGTAAGCACAGGCCTGTTTTTATTTTCTATCGGCCTCGCGAAAAAGGTACTAATCGCTGACAACCTGGCGCCCTTTGCAAATCCTGTGTTTTCAGCCGTCGACTCAGGGGCTACCCCTACTTTTCTAGAAGCGTGGGGCGGACTGTCGGCATATACTTTTCAGCTTTATTTCGATTTTAGCGGCTATGCGGATATGGCTGTAGGCCTTGCCAAGCTGTTTGGCATAGATTTACCTATCAACTTCAATTCACCATATAAATCGCGGAGCATTATAGAATTTTGGCGTCGCTGGCATATGACGCTATCACATTTCCTGCGAGACTACCTGTATATTCCACTTGGTGGAAGCCGGAGGGGATCAAGGTCGCTCAATCTTCTTGCCACGATGTTGCTGGGTGGCTTATGGCATGGTGCAGGTTGGAATTTTATAATATGGGGCGGGCTACATGGTGCATTTCTGATTGTGAACCATCAGTGGCTGCTGCTAAAGACATTAATCCGCTCCAACCTCCGGGTTGCATATGGCGGATCGTTCACTGAAAACAGCGCAGGCTCTCCAGCAGAAAAGAGCTCCCAACCTACTCATGAGAGCGTCAATCGCGTTGCTCGCGCCAGAACCTGGTATCCGAGCTATTTGGGAACTCTATTCTCTGCGACGCCGGGCGTAATCGCTACTTTTCTTGCAGTTTCGGTTGCCTGGGCTTTTTTCCGTGCGGAAACCATTGACGGGGCAATATCTATGCTCCGTGGAATTTTTGGTCTACAAGGCCTCGTTATTCCCGAGAAAATATACCAAATAGCGCCGGGCTTCTTTTCAAGCTTTGCAAATGCGTCGCCTGGACTCGCATTAGGGTCGTTCCCACATATTAAGGGCTTTGCGGTGATTTTCATCGCTATGCTTCTAGCTTTTTTTGCGCCCAACTCCAACGAGCTCGCGCAATGGATCCGTGGTCGACCCGGTGAACCATACCAGTCTCAGACACGTATCCTACTTGGCTTAATTGCAATGACCATTACTGGAATCTTATTTGTAGTTTCTCTCAAGATAATATCAACGGTGCCTGACAGCGAATTCCTCTACTTTAATTTTTAG
- a CDS encoding sulfotransferase family protein yields MPNHSSCEKAPIFIVGPPRSGTSLLSAIIGSHSNIACGPETDLFRALPLRDVEQIVTGENWCEKATERMEEIKYPDGKSIAAHFGLTRVQLSEHLSNQAASAKVIYSSIPAAFADTQGKARWAEKTPRHLFYVDEIRRVFPDAKIIRIIRDPRDSIPSVIKNIGLSASLVGEFYRWASVYAKSEPFFRKDPDSITIRYEDLVTNTEEQIASICDFIGEEFEPSMLDREGANLVRVASETWKSDIDKKITAQNVYGWRSNLDVDVARAASLICCEALEQLEYPDPIKPEKEVKVFPLGENFGVANESHIIDCAKKGYRYTAIGDTYPESMSEALDLYPDVLLGDLPLGKRPSIRVRRSMHAISRIIMRFLSRKPVIVDPDINLGVGALNRMIGKVALVFGTRKTFAN; encoded by the coding sequence ATGCCTAATCATTCGTCATGTGAAAAAGCACCTATCTTCATAGTAGGACCGCCCCGTTCAGGAACATCTCTCCTGTCTGCTATTATTGGTAGCCACAGTAATATTGCTTGTGGCCCGGAGACGGATCTCTTTAGGGCGCTTCCCCTGCGTGACGTCGAGCAAATTGTCACCGGCGAAAATTGGTGTGAAAAAGCCACCGAGCGAATGGAAGAAATCAAATATCCCGACGGAAAAAGTATTGCAGCACATTTTGGCCTGACAAGAGTTCAGTTGAGCGAGCATTTGTCAAATCAAGCCGCATCAGCGAAAGTGATATATTCCTCGATACCGGCAGCTTTTGCGGATACACAGGGCAAGGCGCGCTGGGCGGAAAAAACACCTCGACACTTATTTTATGTGGATGAGATTCGTAGAGTTTTTCCCGATGCAAAAATCATTCGAATCATTAGGGATCCACGAGACTCGATTCCATCTGTAATAAAAAATATAGGCCTTTCTGCGTCGCTTGTGGGAGAATTCTATCGATGGGCATCCGTATATGCTAAAAGTGAGCCGTTCTTTCGTAAAGATCCAGATAGCATCACTATTCGTTACGAAGACCTGGTAACAAATACAGAGGAACAAATCGCTTCCATATGCGATTTTATCGGCGAGGAATTTGAGCCATCAATGCTTGACAGGGAAGGCGCAAACCTCGTTCGAGTTGCTTCGGAGACCTGGAAAAGTGACATCGACAAGAAAATAACTGCCCAGAACGTCTACGGCTGGCGGTCTAATCTTGATGTGGACGTTGCTAGAGCCGCCTCACTTATTTGTTGTGAGGCCTTGGAGCAGCTTGAGTATCCGGATCCGATAAAGCCAGAAAAAGAAGTAAAGGTGTTCCCTCTTGGTGAAAATTTTGGTGTAGCAAATGAATCACATATCATCGATTGTGCGAAAAAAGGGTACAGATATACCGCGATCGGTGATACCTATCCTGAATCGATGAGTGAAGCACTCGATCTATATCCGGATGTGTTGCTAGGCGATCTTCCTCTGGGGAAGAGGCCCTCCATACGAGTAAGGCGTAGCATGCACGCAATTTCGCGAATCATTATGCGCTTTTTAAGTCGCAAACCGGTTATTGTTGATCCGGATATTAATCTTGGAGTGGGCGCACTCAATCGTATGATTGGTAAAGTGGCTTTGGTATTCGGCACTCGCAAAACTTTCGCAAATTAG